From Streptomyces sp. NBC_01551:
GGGGCCGACGGATTCGCCGCGATGGGGGTGACCGAGATCCTGCTGCACACCCACGACATCCTGCGCGGCCTGGGCACCCCGGACCGGGCGGTCTCCCCGTACCTGGCCGCCCGCGTCCTGGACCGCCTCTTCCCGCACACCCCGCGCGGAGCCGGCGGGGACCCGTGGGACCGCCTCCTGTGGGCGACGGGCCGAGCCGACCTGCCGGACCTGCCCCGCCCGCGGGTCTGGCGCTGGTACAACGAGCCGGTCCGGGCGCGCGGCGTGACGCTCTGCGAGATCTCCCCGGCGCTCGCCGCCGACCTGCACGCCGGCGGCACCGGCGGCTTCGCCTGGGCAGACGACGGGCCAGCCGAAGGCACCCGGTTCGCGGCCGGGACGGTGGCGAAGGCGCGCGAGGAGGGCACGTACCGGCCGGGCTGGGGCGCGTACGCGATCGTCCGCGACAGCGACCGCCGGGCGGTCGGCGGCATCGGCTTCCACGCCGCCCCCGACGGCGGAGGCCACGCGGAGATCGGCTACGACCTCGTCCCCTCGGCGCGCGGCGCGGGCCACGCGACCGAGGCGCTGCGGGCGCTGTGCGCCTGGGCGTTCGCCCAGCCCGGTGTGACCGGGCTGCACGCCGAGGTGGAGGAGGGCAACGCGCCCTCGCACGCGGTGCTGCGGCGGGCCGGATTCCGGCCGGCGGGACACGGCGAGGGCGGGGCCCGGTACGCCTTGACCCCGGCGGCGTTGCGCGCCCGGACCGGCGGGCGGGAGAACCGCTAGTCTCCGTAACGGACGCCGATGCCCGACCACCGAAGCCCCGCGTCACCGAAGCC
This genomic window contains:
- a CDS encoding GNAT family N-acetyltransferase; the protein is MNPGPGPHDLDAAVALSVRALREVAGLDWSAPAAGLEWSCRDTAVHLAGDLTGFAAQLAGRVSDSYLPFLVGVAPGTPPGGLIDLVEAGGRLLRAAVYAAGSGDRAWHPAGWAGADGFAAMGVTEILLHTHDILRGLGTPDRAVSPYLAARVLDRLFPHTPRGAGGDPWDRLLWATGRADLPDLPRPRVWRWYNEPVRARGVTLCEISPALAADLHAGGTGGFAWADDGPAEGTRFAAGTVAKAREEGTYRPGWGAYAIVRDSDRRAVGGIGFHAAPDGGGHAEIGYDLVPSARGAGHATEALRALCAWAFAQPGVTGLHAEVEEGNAPSHAVLRRAGFRPAGHGEGGARYALTPAALRARTGGRENR